A genomic region of Barnesiella viscericola DSM 18177 contains the following coding sequences:
- a CDS encoding NfeD family protein yields MKKFRKPLFFILLFFCLCAANAQDTIYQIDIDKEIGSTTWRYLRTGLHRAQQQGAKAVILRLNTYGGTVVHADSMRTAILNAPLPVYAFVDNNAASAGALIAIACDSIYMRSSASMGAATVVNETGAAMPDKYQSYMRATMRATAEAHGKDSTGRWRRDPLIAEAMVDERIVVPHLCDSGKVLTLTASEAVAHRYCEAVVENVDEIVTRQLHYDHYTLQQFEPSLFDEIAGFLTNPALQALLVTLIFGGIFMELKTPGIGLPTAVACTAAVLYFAPLYIDGLAANWEILIFVVGVILLIFEIFVIPGFGIAGISGFILILAALVLALLGNVNFNFDFVPSAEIGKGLITVVSGIIIYAVLLLVFFKKLTSKGPIGRLALHSAQDKEAGYIGVPPELQQLIGQTGQAATILRPAGKVVIDGTQFDAMALHGYIERGAQVRVVKYENAQLYVVEVK; encoded by the coding sequence ATGAAAAAGTTTCGTAAACCGCTCTTTTTTATCCTTTTATTTTTCTGCCTTTGTGCCGCAAACGCACAAGACACTATCTATCAGATAGATATAGACAAGGAGATAGGAAGCACTACCTGGCGGTACCTGCGCACCGGGCTGCACCGAGCGCAACAGCAGGGAGCCAAAGCCGTCATTCTCAGGCTAAATACCTACGGAGGAACGGTGGTTCACGCCGACTCCATGCGCACGGCCATACTCAACGCGCCGCTACCGGTCTATGCCTTTGTCGACAACAACGCCGCCTCGGCGGGAGCCCTCATCGCCATCGCCTGTGACAGCATCTACATGCGCAGCAGCGCCAGCATGGGTGCCGCCACGGTGGTCAACGAGACGGGGGCAGCCATGCCCGACAAATACCAGTCGTACATGCGAGCCACCATGCGGGCCACGGCCGAGGCTCACGGCAAGGACTCGACCGGCCGCTGGCGTCGCGACCCGCTCATTGCCGAGGCCATGGTCGACGAGCGCATCGTGGTGCCTCACCTGTGCGACTCGGGCAAGGTGCTCACGCTCACAGCCAGCGAAGCCGTGGCCCATCGCTATTGCGAAGCGGTGGTCGAGAATGTCGACGAAATCGTGACCCGACAACTGCACTACGACCACTATACGCTGCAACAGTTCGAGCCCTCGCTCTTCGACGAGATTGCCGGGTTCCTCACCAATCCCGCCTTGCAGGCCCTGCTGGTTACCCTCATCTTCGGCGGCATATTCATGGAGTTGAAGACTCCGGGTATCGGGCTGCCCACAGCTGTTGCCTGCACGGCCGCCGTACTCTATTTCGCCCCGCTCTACATCGACGGGCTGGCGGCCAACTGGGAGATTCTCATCTTTGTCGTGGGAGTCATTCTGCTCATCTTCGAGATATTCGTTATCCCGGGCTTCGGCATTGCCGGCATCTCGGGCTTCATACTCATACTCGCCGCCCTCGTGCTGGCATTGCTGGGAAACGTCAACTTCAATTTCGATTTCGTCCCTTCGGCCGAGATTGGCAAGGGGCTGATTACCGTCGTCTCGGGCATCATCATCTATGCGGTATTGCTGCTCGTCTTCTTCAAGAAGCTCACCAGCAAAGGACCCATCGGCCGATTGGCCCTGCACTCGGCCCAAGATAAGGAGGCGGGCTACATAGGCGTACCGCCCGAGCTGCAACAACTCATCGGCCAGACGGGGCAGGCGGCTACCATTCTGCGCCCCGCCGGCAAAGTGGTCATCGACGGCACCCAGTTCGACGCCATGGCCCTGCACGGCTACATCGAGCGGGGAGCTCAGGTGCGAGTGGTCAAATATGAGAATGCCCAACTCTATGTGGTCGAGGTGAAATAA
- a CDS encoding ferritin, whose protein sequence is MISQKLQEAINVQITAEMWSSNLYLSMSFYFKKLGYDGFANWMRKQSQEELQHAYDLADYMTKRGGVAKVDKIDVVPQEWENVLDAFENVYQHECHVSSLIDELVNVASAEKDKATQDFLWGYVREQVEEEATALNIVEKLKRCKDESGVLFLDDKLGERE, encoded by the coding sequence ATGATCTCACAGAAATTACAAGAAGCCATTAACGTACAGATTACGGCCGAGATGTGGTCGTCAAACCTTTATCTGTCGATGTCGTTCTATTTCAAGAAATTGGGATATGACGGATTTGCCAATTGGATGCGTAAACAATCGCAGGAAGAGTTGCAACACGCTTATGACTTGGCCGACTATATGACTAAACGTGGCGGTGTAGCCAAAGTGGACAAAATCGATGTCGTTCCTCAGGAATGGGAGAACGTGCTCGATGCCTTTGAGAATGTATACCAACACGAGTGCCATGTGTCGTCGCTGATCGATGAATTGGTCAATGTGGCTTCGGCCGAGAAGGATAAAGCTACTCAGGATTTCCTCTGGGGCTATGTCCGCGAACAAGTTGAGGAAGAGGCTACTGCCTTGAATATCGTTGAAAAACTGAAACGTTGCAAAGACGAATCGGGTGTTCTCTTCCTGGACGACAAACTGGGCGAAAGAGAATAA
- a CDS encoding iron-sulfur cluster assembly scaffold protein, whose protein sequence is MVYSHEVEHMCVVKKGPNHGPAPIPEEGKWVKAKEVIDISGLTHGIGWCAPQQGACKLTLNVKNGVIQEALVETIGCSGMTHSAAMASEILPGKTILEALNTDLVCDAINTAMRELFLQIVYGRTQSAFSEGGLMIGAGLEDLGKGLRSQVGTLYGTLAKGPRYLEMTEGYIKTLALDENDEIIGYEFVHMGKFMEEVKKGTDANEALKKVTGTYGRFTKEAGAVKYIDPRNE, encoded by the coding sequence ATGGTTTATTCACACGAAGTAGAACACATGTGTGTTGTAAAGAAAGGTCCTAATCACGGACCGGCTCCTATCCCCGAAGAGGGAAAATGGGTGAAAGCAAAAGAAGTGATTGATATTTCGGGCCTGACCCATGGTATCGGTTGGTGCGCTCCTCAACAAGGTGCCTGCAAACTGACGTTGAATGTAAAGAACGGTGTTATCCAAGAAGCTCTGGTAGAGACTATCGGTTGCTCGGGTATGACTCACTCGGCCGCCATGGCTTCGGAGATCCTCCCCGGTAAGACCATCTTGGAAGCCTTGAATACCGACCTCGTTTGCGATGCCATCAACACGGCCATGCGCGAACTCTTCCTGCAAATCGTTTACGGTCGTACCCAGTCGGCCTTCTCGGAAGGCGGTCTGATGATCGGTGCCGGTCTCGAAGACCTCGGTAAAGGATTGCGCAGCCAGGTAGGTACGCTGTACGGAACATTGGCCAAAGGTCCCCGTTACCTCGAAATGACCGAAGGTTACATCAAGACGCTGGCTCTCGACGAGAACGACGAAATCATCGGTTACGAATTTGTTCACATGGGCAAATTCATGGAAGAGGTGAAAAAAGGAACCGACGCCAACGAGGCTCTCAAAAAGGTAACCGGTACCTATGGTCGTTTCACCAAAGAGGCCGGTGCAGTGAAATATATAGATCCCCGTAACGAATAA
- a CDS encoding outer membrane protein — protein sequence MKRIIGLIVLAVLLCINGAQAQSHNTKSLGVSTGYLFDSENVHAGIFIHLPVSKHWRVAPSINYAFSNHDRYELDINGDVHYLVPFAGRFSFYPLAGIAFQSWRGNALQNDKELSNTVNKFGINAGAGFEMNLSRRLDLHIEGKYIFIDKFHQANLSIGLGYKF from the coding sequence ATGAAAAGAATAATAGGACTTATCGTATTAGCCGTATTGCTCTGCATCAACGGGGCCCAAGCCCAATCACACAACACCAAGAGCCTGGGTGTATCGACCGGCTATCTGTTCGATAGCGAGAACGTTCATGCCGGCATCTTCATACATCTGCCCGTCTCCAAACATTGGCGGGTAGCCCCCTCGATCAACTATGCCTTTTCGAATCACGACCGCTACGAGCTCGACATCAATGGCGACGTGCACTACCTCGTCCCCTTTGCAGGCCGCTTCTCGTTCTATCCGCTGGCGGGTATCGCCTTTCAAAGTTGGCGGGGCAATGCCTTGCAAAACGACAAGGAACTCTCCAACACCGTCAACAAATTCGGTATCAATGCCGGAGCTGGATTCGAGATGAATCTCTCGCGCCGGCTCGACCTACACATCGAGGGCAAGTATATCTTTATCGACAAGTTCCACCAGGCCAACCTCTCCATCGGGTTGGGATACAAATTCTGA
- a CDS encoding glycosyltransferase, with translation MPQSAPRLRIHVVSLQVPFPPDYGGVIDIYYKLKAFRAAGYEVYLHTYQYDRQRAPQLDAVADRVYYYPRNRSFTRQLSVEPYIVASRQSSQLLTDLLTDDAPILFEGIHCCAFLADSRLTGRCKLVRMHNIEHEYYAQLARQATGWRRLYYRLEAVRLKQYEHILTNADAILAITESDRCYFASKYPQVATLWLPAFQAHNTVAPLTSREEYILYHGNLSVEENIEAADYLLQQVVPNTPGVSWIFAGKNPAPRLTQRIAATPGARLVPNPSDDEMERLIQQAAANVLVTFQPTGLKLKLLHALYTGGHCIVNSKMLVGTGLERACIVADTPQALIHAVKEVLTTPFDSAERTRRVKLLERYDPRRNIGLITRYLTEKTL, from the coding sequence ATGCCCCAGTCTGCTCCCCGCCTGCGCATTCATGTGGTATCGCTGCAAGTACCCTTTCCGCCCGACTACGGAGGAGTAATCGACATTTACTACAAGCTCAAAGCCTTCCGGGCAGCCGGCTACGAGGTCTATCTGCACACCTACCAGTACGACCGGCAACGGGCACCGCAACTCGACGCCGTGGCCGACCGGGTCTATTACTATCCGCGCAACCGCTCGTTCACTCGCCAGCTCTCGGTCGAGCCCTACATCGTGGCCAGCCGACAGTCCTCGCAACTGCTCACCGACCTGCTGACCGACGACGCGCCTATCCTCTTCGAGGGGATACACTGCTGCGCCTTCCTGGCCGATTCCCGGCTGACAGGACGCTGCAAACTGGTGCGCATGCACAACATCGAGCATGAATATTACGCCCAACTGGCCCGCCAGGCAACAGGTTGGCGACGGCTCTACTACCGGCTCGAAGCTGTCCGGCTGAAACAATATGAACACATACTGACAAATGCCGATGCCATCTTGGCCATTACCGAGAGCGACCGGTGCTACTTCGCTTCGAAATACCCGCAGGTCGCCACACTGTGGCTCCCCGCCTTCCAGGCGCACAACACAGTAGCCCCCCTCACCAGTCGCGAAGAGTATATCCTCTACCATGGCAATCTGTCGGTCGAGGAGAATATCGAGGCAGCCGACTACCTGCTGCAACAGGTGGTACCGAATACACCCGGGGTGTCGTGGATATTTGCCGGAAAGAATCCCGCCCCGCGGCTGACCCAGCGCATTGCCGCCACACCCGGTGCCCGGCTCGTACCCAACCCCTCGGACGACGAGATGGAACGGCTCATACAACAGGCGGCTGCCAACGTGCTGGTCACCTTCCAGCCCACCGGGTTGAAACTGAAACTGCTTCATGCCCTCTACACAGGCGGCCACTGCATTGTCAACAGCAAAATGCTCGTGGGCACGGGACTCGAACGGGCCTGCATCGTGGCCGATACCCCGCAAGCCCTGATCCATGCGGTAAAAGAAGTGCTCACTACCCCCTTCGACTCGGCCGAGCGGACCCGGCGGGTCAAGCTGCTCGAGCGGTATGATCCTCGACGGAACATCGGATTAATCACCCGTTATCTCACAGAAAAAACGCTCTGA
- a CDS encoding M16 family metallopeptidase, with the protein MTQTLDRITPPPVGAFPPLSLPRPDRYRHTNGIEVIACNQGDEEVCRIDLMFDGGYYAETLPGTAALTLLMLKEGAAGKSSETIAEALDYHGAWLQTSASSHYLYVTLYTLNRHLDTCVSLLADIVARPDFPQPEFDRVKERRIQQLLVQNEKVDVLAGNTFLSMLFGENHPYGRTTTPAHLAVLTPAELAAYHRRHIRPDDCRIFIAGKITDRLLDNLERHFGPSWQVPAREPQATPLYPVQPSEQHIVVTHKEHALQSGIRIGLPVINRDHPDFFALKLLCATLGGYFGSRLMSNIREEKGYTYGIASTIAAMRYGSYLVISTQTGTEFTRPLIDEVFAEIARLRNEAIPADELTVVKNYLRGEMARTLDSPFSIADYYLSLMANSLTVDYFARQDEALRQLTADDLLAAARRYLIPDRFYLAVAGDREKIPELSLPR; encoded by the coding sequence ATGACCCAGACGCTCGACCGCATCACGCCACCGCCCGTGGGGGCATTCCCCCCGCTGTCGCTGCCCCGGCCCGACCGCTACCGCCACACCAACGGAATCGAGGTAATTGCCTGCAACCAGGGCGACGAAGAGGTGTGCCGCATCGACCTCATGTTCGACGGCGGCTACTATGCCGAGACGCTGCCGGGAACGGCGGCGCTCACCCTGCTCATGCTCAAAGAGGGAGCTGCCGGGAAGAGTTCCGAGACGATAGCCGAGGCCCTCGACTACCACGGGGCCTGGCTGCAAACCTCGGCATCGAGCCACTACCTTTATGTGACCCTCTATACCCTCAACCGACACCTCGACACCTGCGTGTCGCTGCTGGCCGACATCGTTGCCCGCCCCGACTTTCCGCAGCCCGAGTTCGACCGGGTGAAGGAGCGCCGCATACAGCAACTGCTCGTGCAGAACGAGAAGGTCGACGTGCTGGCGGGCAACACCTTCCTCTCGATGCTGTTCGGCGAAAATCACCCCTACGGCCGCACCACTACCCCGGCGCATCTCGCCGTTCTCACACCAGCCGAGCTGGCAGCCTATCACCGTCGGCACATACGTCCCGACGACTGCCGCATCTTCATCGCCGGCAAGATAACCGACCGCCTGCTCGACAACCTCGAACGCCACTTCGGCCCATCGTGGCAAGTACCGGCCAGGGAGCCGCAAGCCACCCCGCTCTACCCGGTGCAACCGTCCGAACAGCACATCGTCGTCACCCACAAAGAGCACGCCCTGCAATCGGGCATACGCATCGGATTGCCGGTCATCAACCGCGACCACCCCGACTTCTTTGCCCTCAAACTGCTCTGCGCAACACTGGGCGGATACTTCGGCAGCCGCCTCATGTCGAACATTCGCGAAGAGAAGGGCTATACCTACGGCATCGCCTCGACCATCGCCGCCATGCGATACGGCAGCTATCTGGTTATCTCGACCCAAACGGGAACCGAGTTCACCCGGCCCCTCATCGACGAGGTGTTTGCCGAGATAGCACGCCTGCGAAACGAGGCTATCCCTGCCGACGAACTCACGGTGGTCAAGAACTACCTGCGCGGCGAGATGGCTCGCACCCTCGACTCGCCCTTCTCCATCGCCGACTACTACCTGTCGCTCATGGCCAACAGCCTGACCGTCGACTACTTTGCCCGACAGGACGAGGCGCTGCGACAACTCACGGCCGACGACCTGCTTGCCGCCGCCCGCCGGTACCTCATACCCGACCGCTTCTACCTGGCTGTCGCCGGCGACCGCGAGAAGATTCCCGAGTTGTCATTGCCCCGATAG
- a CDS encoding multidrug effflux MFS transporter codes for MKGKNSALFLFILLGALTAFGPFVTDMYLPSLPSMVGYFDTQASMVQLGLTSSMIGLALGQLFFGPLSDRYGRRSPLLAAMLLFIVSTVCCIFSSTIESFIFFRLIQGVAGAGGIVVSRSIATDLFTGRELAKAMAIIGAINGVAPVASSVLGGFLTDSIGWKGIFVVLLGIGVLLLLGNLRFRESLPVERRKRGSLKSMLAGFGVVLHNRRYVYYVLQMGFAMGVLFTNISSSPFIMQQHYGFSAFGFSLFFGINALAIGLAAGLSVKFSNPEHAMFVGSAGMTLLSLIEFVALSLGCSFVVYEALLFLLLFALGLTFTASTTLAMDCERANSGTASALFGAAGFAFGGVVSPLVGLGNILSTTGLLFLVCSLCSLGFTLLALSQTHASLWHSFKGRLLPMVRIVRRTK; via the coding sequence ATGAAAGGTAAAAATTCAGCACTGTTTTTATTTATTCTGTTAGGGGCATTGACGGCCTTCGGACCGTTTGTCACCGATATGTATCTGCCCAGTCTGCCGTCGATGGTCGGTTATTTCGACACCCAGGCGTCGATGGTCCAACTGGGACTCACTTCGAGCATGATCGGACTGGCTCTGGGTCAACTCTTTTTCGGCCCGTTGAGCGACCGGTACGGACGTCGGTCACCGTTGCTGGCCGCCATGTTGCTCTTCATCGTCTCGACCGTCTGCTGTATCTTTTCTAGTACGATTGAGAGCTTTATATTCTTCCGATTGATACAGGGTGTGGCCGGCGCCGGTGGAATTGTCGTGTCGCGCTCCATTGCTACCGACCTGTTTACCGGTCGTGAGTTGGCCAAAGCCATGGCCATCATCGGAGCCATCAACGGAGTAGCTCCCGTAGCCTCGTCCGTCCTGGGTGGATTCCTCACCGACTCGATTGGCTGGAAAGGTATCTTCGTCGTACTGCTGGGCATCGGGGTACTGCTCCTGTTGGGCAATCTTCGTTTCAGGGAGTCGTTGCCGGTCGAGCGTCGCAAACGAGGTAGCTTGAAAAGTATGTTGGCCGGATTCGGCGTTGTGTTGCACAATCGCCGGTACGTCTACTACGTCTTGCAGATGGGGTTCGCCATGGGCGTACTCTTCACCAATATCTCGTCGTCGCCCTTCATCATGCAGCAGCACTATGGCTTTTCGGCCTTCGGGTTCAGCCTCTTCTTCGGAATCAACGCCCTGGCTATCGGGTTGGCAGCCGGACTGTCGGTCAAGTTCAGCAATCCCGAGCACGCCATGTTTGTGGGTAGTGCCGGCATGACCTTGCTGTCGCTCATCGAGTTTGTAGCGTTGAGTCTCGGTTGTTCGTTTGTCGTATATGAAGCCCTCCTCTTCCTGCTGCTTTTTGCCCTGGGGCTCACCTTTACCGCCAGTACGACCCTGGCCATGGATTGCGAGCGAGCCAATTCGGGCACGGCTTCGGCGCTGTTTGGTGCCGCTGGGTTTGCTTTTGGAGGGGTTGTATCCCCGTTGGTCGGGTTGGGCAATATCCTCTCCACTACCGGATTGCTTTTTCTGGTATGTTCGCTCTGTTCGTTGGGCTTTACCCTGCTGGCCCTGTCGCAAACCCATGCCAGTCTGTGGCACAGTTTCAAAGGCCGGTTGCTGCCGATGGTGCGGATAGTGCGCCGAACGAAATGA
- a CDS encoding RNA polymerase sigma factor, which translates to MSSLKFQDRLLDLQDNLLNFAYMLTANREEAKDLLQDTTLKALDNEDKYIDNVNFKGWVFTIMRNIFINNYRRVVRNQTIIDQTEDLYHLNLPQDSGFTSPEGSYTVKEITKAINSFGEEYRVPFAMHVAGYKYHEIAEKMDLPLGTVKSRIFFARQRLQEILKDYK; encoded by the coding sequence ATGAGCTCTCTAAAATTTCAAGACAGGTTGCTCGACTTGCAAGACAACCTGTTGAACTTCGCCTATATGCTCACCGCCAATCGGGAGGAGGCGAAAGACCTACTTCAAGATACGACTCTGAAAGCACTCGATAACGAAGATAAATACATCGACAACGTCAATTTCAAGGGCTGGGTCTTTACCATCATGCGCAATATCTTTATCAACAACTACCGACGCGTGGTGCGCAACCAGACCATCATCGACCAGACCGAGGACCTGTATCACCTGAATCTGCCGCAGGACTCGGGCTTCACCTCGCCCGAGGGGTCGTATACCGTGAAAGAGATTACCAAGGCCATCAACAGTTTCGGCGAGGAGTATCGCGTCCCTTTTGCCATGCACGTGGCGGGGTACAAGTATCACGAGATAGCCGAGAAGATGGATTTGCCGCTGGGAACGGTCAAGAGTCGCATCTTTTTTGCGCGCCAGCGGTTGCAGGAGATTTTGAAAGACTATAAATAA
- the kdsB gene encoding 3-deoxy-manno-octulosonate cytidylyltransferase, translating into MKFIGIIPARYASTRFPGKPLADMKGKYMIQRVYEQACKVLDRVCVATDDERIFNAVQSFGGQVVMTSDRHRSGTDRCFEAYTNLGGGEEVVINIQGDEPFIKPEQIESLIACFDSPQTQIATLVRPFEATEGYEALANPNSPKVVMNERHEALYFSRSIIPYLRGVEPEQWLSRHVYYKHIGMYGYRADVLGEITRLPQSSLELAESLEQLRWLQNGYTVKVGITTQETIGIDTPADLQKAISLLP; encoded by the coding sequence ATGAAATTCATCGGTATCATTCCGGCCCGCTACGCTTCGACCCGATTCCCCGGGAAACCGCTGGCCGACATGAAAGGGAAATACATGATCCAGCGAGTCTACGAACAGGCCTGCAAAGTGCTCGACCGCGTGTGTGTCGCCACCGACGACGAGCGCATCTTCAACGCCGTGCAGTCATTCGGCGGACAGGTGGTGATGACCTCCGACCGTCACCGCAGCGGGACCGACCGCTGCTTCGAGGCCTATACCAACCTGGGAGGCGGCGAAGAGGTAGTCATCAATATCCAGGGCGACGAACCCTTCATCAAACCCGAGCAAATCGAGAGCCTCATCGCCTGCTTCGACTCACCTCAGACTCAGATTGCCACCCTCGTGCGCCCCTTCGAGGCGACCGAGGGTTACGAAGCGCTGGCCAATCCCAACTCGCCCAAAGTGGTGATGAACGAACGGCACGAGGCACTCTATTTCAGCCGCTCGATTATTCCCTATCTGCGCGGCGTGGAGCCTGAACAATGGCTCTCGCGACACGTTTACTACAAACACATAGGCATGTATGGATACCGGGCCGACGTGCTGGGCGAGATTACCCGCCTGCCCCAGTCGTCGCTCGAACTGGCCGAGTCGCTCGAACAGCTGCGCTGGCTGCAAAACGGCTACACCGTCAAGGTGGGCATCACCACGCAGGAGACCATCGGTATCGATACCCCCGCCGATTTGCAAAAAGCCATCTCGTTACTGCCATGA
- a CDS encoding GGGtGRT protein has product MIREVKFESQDRRIKQILAALNANGIKDIEEANAICESYGLDPYKTCEETQPICFENAKWAYVVGAAIALKKGCKNAADAAEAIGIGLQSFCIPGSVADDRKVGLGHGNLAARLLREETKCFAFLAGHESFAAAEGAIKIAAKADKVRKEPLLCILNGLGKDAAQIISRINGFTYVQTQFDYYTGELKVVREIPYSKGERAKVKCYGADDVREGVAIMWHEGVDVSITGNSTNPTRFQHPVAGTYKKECVERGKKYFSVASGGGTGRTLHPDNMAAGPASYGMTDTMGRMHSDAQFAGSSSVPAHVEMMGFLGIGNNPMVGCTVACAVDVATALNK; this is encoded by the coding sequence ATGATTAGAGAAGTGAAATTTGAAAGCCAAGACCGTCGTATCAAGCAAATTCTTGCTGCCTTGAACGCCAACGGAATCAAAGATATTGAAGAGGCCAACGCCATCTGCGAATCTTACGGACTCGATCCTTATAAAACTTGCGAGGAGACACAACCCATCTGCTTCGAGAACGCCAAGTGGGCCTATGTAGTAGGTGCCGCCATCGCCTTGAAGAAAGGTTGCAAAAACGCTGCCGACGCTGCCGAAGCCATCGGTATCGGTCTGCAATCGTTCTGTATCCCCGGTTCGGTAGCCGACGACCGTAAAGTAGGTCTCGGTCACGGTAACCTCGCTGCCCGTCTGCTCCGCGAAGAGACCAAATGCTTCGCCTTCCTGGCCGGTCACGAGTCGTTTGCCGCTGCCGAAGGTGCCATCAAAATTGCCGCCAAAGCCGACAAAGTACGTAAAGAGCCCCTGCTCTGTATCCTCAATGGTCTGGGCAAAGACGCCGCACAAATCATCTCGCGTATCAACGGTTTCACCTACGTACAGACTCAATTCGACTACTATACGGGCGAATTGAAAGTAGTTCGTGAAATTCCCTACTCCAAGGGCGAACGCGCCAAAGTAAAATGCTATGGCGCCGACGACGTACGCGAAGGTGTAGCCATCATGTGGCACGAAGGCGTAGACGTATCGATCACGGGTAACTCGACGAACCCCACGCGTTTCCAACACCCCGTAGCCGGTACGTATAAGAAAGAGTGCGTAGAGAGAGGCAAGAAATACTTCTCTGTGGCATCGGGTGGTGGTACGGGCCGTACCCTGCACCCCGACAACATGGCTGCCGGTCCCGCCTCTTACGGTATGACCGACACGATGGGTCGTATGCACAGCGACGCTCAGTTCGCCGGTTCTTCATCGGTACCTGCCCACGTAGAGATGATGGGCTTCCTCGGTATCGGTAACAACCCCATGGTAGGTTGCACCGTAGCTTGCGCCGTGGACGTAGCTACCGCCCTGAACAAGTAA